The Capsicum annuum cultivar UCD-10X-F1 unplaced genomic scaffold, UCD10Xv1.1 ctg76595, whole genome shotgun sequence genome contains a region encoding:
- the LOC107853771 gene encoding uncharacterized protein LOC107853771 yields MAEIGLTSAWTLDNFKVAIAKYISSPPMSDTNLKEITASLKWEDCKSLFEDRIMGGEGLLLEIFNKFVNELKEKEHKRQEDKVLKLLQTLILLLLLGGGSRCVDVIVVDIVLRKF; encoded by the exons ATGGCCGAG ATTGGATTGACATCAGCCTGGACGCTTGATAATTTTAAGGTTGCAATCGCCAAGTATATTAGCTCTCCACCAATGTCAGATACCAACTTAAAG GAAATTACTGCATCATTGAAATGGGAGGACTGCAAATCCCTCTTCGAAGATAG AATAATGGGTGGTGAGGGCTTGCTGCTtgaaatatttaacaaatttGTTAATGAACTAAAAGAGAAGGAGCACAAGCGTCAAGAGGATAAGGTACTTAAATTACTACAAACCCTTATTCTTCTGCTACTTTTGGGTGGGGGTAGTAGATGTGTGGATGTGATTGTGGTTGAtattgttttgcggaaattttga